tgtaattattatacgttaaatttaaatccttgtacgataaaaatttatgccatcgttcaaaatttaatcaatcaatttgATTAATGTAATTTGATTGATCGTATTTCATAACTTACTCCTATCGTTAACGAATCTACAAAGTTTGGTGTTCTGCCCAATCCAAAAGTAGTATATGgcaaatttaaagaaaaatatgcacTTTGTGGCAATTGAGCACCAATTGCATTACGTGGACTACCATCTTGTGTGGTAGTTCTGTAAGCTATCGATGGTCCTGGTAGATTTGTGCCGTAtgtacgttttttctttcctaaagAACCAGGTGAAATTGGATACATACTGTTGTTACGTCCAGTGAGTACCATAACTTTAACGAAATTGGCATCATAATCCAAACTGTTTTTAAATGCAGCAGTACGATAgattttattagttttatctATTAGTTCAACCAAAATTACATCCAAAATACCATcttgataaaaatcataaaatactGCCATAACagtttcattataaaatggaTTAAGTGCCTGCCAACGTATATCGAAAGTTCGATTGAATCCATTGCAAGAGTTGCATGCAACATTTTCAAGTAAAAACGATTGTCGCTGTTTAGTGCTAGTAGATTCTAATGTTGCCAATAAATCAGGATAACCATCCATATTGAAATCTCCACCTCTAAGCGTTATCGCATCAGTATAACGTTGACCATCTCCTTTTATAAATGCCCATGTATTACTCTTATCTCTGAAATTTATTTGCAAATCATGCCATACACCTTTGGAATACATCATTATGGTGCAATTAGTATGTTTTGCTTCATCATAACAAAGTGGCAAAAGTAGATCTACTTTTCCTGTTAATTCAACATCAAGATAAAGAGTCTGACCAATGACCTTTGCATTATGTGGTAAATCGATAGGTCTATTAAAGACAAAACCATTTTCCTCGCCATGCCAAACTTCAAAAGACTTTTCTGTTGTTACAACAAGATCTGgcaaaaaatcattatttaaatccAGAAAAGCATGTGAATGCGGATGTCTTatgttttccatttctttatattctttatctgACATTGGTATGACCTTAAAAGTTCCTctattttcttgaaatatcCAAAAACTTCTATCATGATCTTTATTCAAACCAAAAAGATCAATAATCATATCTTGATTATAATCTAGAGCCAATGGTTGCCCTTGCATACTGAATAAAAGTTCAGTCGTACAATTTAATTGTACAACCGAGTCTTTATTTCCACCCCATAAGATATATACATCTGTAAGTTTTGTTGTTGAATTAAGAGTTGTAACTAGAATATCCATAAAGACGTCTCCATCAAAATCTCCTGGTACAACGCTTGTGATACTTTCTTTGAAAGAACACTTTAGATCATTATTTGGCCTTAATAAAGGTTCCTGTTCTGCAGCAAGGAAAACTTGTACAGTTTTACCATCCTTGCGTACCATAAACACATCGGTTAGTTCATCGGAATTAAAATCTCCAAATGCAGCGGGCATCCCATCGAGCACATTTCCAAATACAGCTGCAGTTATATCACTAGAATGACTTGTTGTCACAAATGTGACTACACAAATGAGTTGTAGAATCCACATGGCTAACTTATGCTACctgtcaaatatatatatatatatattatatatacatacatatatacaataataataaatcttatttaaaatgattataatatatttataacaaaaaaaaaaaggatttaatCCATAATTActcttttaaaataacaacATTCTATTTCActctgaataaaaataaatcgtaactAATCAATCCTATCAAATGATGTCATCTCTGAAGTATTAATTTCGATGCAATAACGTATCTATAAATACTAACTATTAATTCGTAAACAAGTTGAGATGTTTATATCCACAGCGGAGACAATAGctcaaatattaaaagtcTCATTCTGAATTTTATACTTGTTGTCGACAGCAATATTAAATGACATCAGCAGCAGAGAACAAAACTTAAATATCAAGAAATTAGATCTCTTATCACGTCCGCATTGTTTGCTATTGCGCTGCAATATCTAATAACTGAGACCTCTGGtgacgaaaatatttattaaatccgATACTAGCGCTATATggtaataaacaaagaaagatcattctatttttttgttatcgaccttttctcgatcgataataaattttaataaaccttgttaatataaaaaaaaaattaatttagaaatgagtttaaaaaattattttatatttaacatatattacGATCTATATAACGTCTAAACGAATGTACACTATtgcttaaatattaatttattgtacttCGTGTACATTGtacatcgtttaaataattttaaaattattaaaagtattaattgtttaattttatactttgTTTGGAAACAGAGAGCTTCGATGATTCTTTCTCggaatacgaaagaaaactgGATCGATATATGTCCATAGTCAGGCGTACGTTTGCTTTTGTTGATGTTTAATGTGATTTGTAGCCATGGAAGCAATTGTCCATTTCACGGAAACAAAGCACACACCGCTCTAGTATTCATATGAAAAACAGTAGTGGGGGGAAGATTGCAACCTCATTTCTTTTGTCGTTAAATTCAATGGGCGCCATTATACGAAATGTCGAAAACGTTTATGCTACAGTGAATTCAGACGTAAATTACTGAACAATTTTGATGAGTAAGATCTTATTTTGAAGACGACGATTTAAGCGAGTACATAGCTGCTTTCTCGAATgtttgaaaaagttttattttaatatataatttttgaaaaaaattttttttatacaatttttttttttaacaaaaaataaagctttttcaaaagttCAAAATCAATGATCATGAACATCCTTAAgagttaaattattaattttatttatttattactattattattattattgttattattattattattattaattcaaaggCAATTTTGCTGTTTTACAGCAttatgttttcatttatttcaaaatttattatcacatATGTTACAATcccgaaaataaaattttgtatactTTTAGATTACATGTGTGTCATTaactatatacaatatttataaatatacgtatcaaAATATGGATTGCAAAATTCTGCATCGAACTACTTAACAACATTTCTTCAGATGGTAACTGTTctttaaatatacttataatcttggcatatatattcatgttacataaattaatggtgtttttcaataatgtgatgctgtaataataattcttatcaaATCTTGGGTACACCTTTTATTAGAGAGTTTAAATTATTTCCCAATGAGAAAAGATTTGTGAATACTTTGATATTCACCTTACAATCACAGTAATGTACGAAGATAATCAAGTAGCACAAAATATTCTTTGCATtacaaaatgttatttataaaaaccaTTTACTAATATATGATCACAGAATAAAAAGGCACTTGTATTCGATTCAAATTCGATTGCAACCATATAAATTAAGccaatattcaataaatatatttgaaggatttttatatttagtaGGTGCCTCTAATCTCTAGGAAGGTATAAATTACATAATCAAAaatagtaaatttttaaataattggaAGACAtgattatccttatttttgaaaattaatgacTTTTCTtgttgattttaataattatttttataatcgataatgtaTTTCTGGTCCTCCtttataaattctaattaaatgGTTGTGATATTGAAACTGAACATAATAGAGTCATAAATGATTACAAAAAGTTTGTgctacttaaaaaaaataaaaataaaaaaaaaaaaacaaaaaacaaaaaaaaaaagaaaaaaggaaatgaaaaagaaaaaccttaattattagaaaaatgcaTCCTACTAAATCCAGGCACAAATCCACTTTATAACTTAAATTTAAAGTGTGACAGAggtaataattcttatttctttttttttttttttttttttttttttttatatatataaataactacGAGTAAAAACTCATCTAAAGTCTATAACTTAATAGGATCTCGTGCAACTATCtacaatatgtataaatcattattgCATCGTGCAATATTCATAACAACTTTAAAGAACTGCAGCCgcagtttttttttcaaccgTTTTTACAATCATTCCATCCTGACACAatacaaaatgataataaactgTTTGtgatataacgaaaaaaaaagaaaagaaaagaaaataaaagaaaaggaaagatgaaCAAATGAGAACTTTTACTCTAATACTGCTGCCAACTTCGTTAATTATCTAATTTggacaaatattattaatgttaattcatgtaaatatattatataacaatgattttctaataagtataaattagttttattaaaaataagtataaattgtgtttattaaaaatataaaaattttcaaactaatGTCCAAATTAGATATTCTCTAAACTACTATACAAAACTCattgatctatctatctttgtgtatctttgttaataataacgctGAGCAAGttaatgtgatatatatagattaatataaaatctatagaTAGATTCTAAAGATCTATAGATCCTagttgatatttttttgtttatacttCAACTACGTAAATCTATCAGATCACAATTTTGTGTTatgtaattgaattaaaatttttcataaagagagaaaaaaaaaagaaaaagaaaaaagaaaagaaaaaagaaaatactttaaCAAGATTAGAAtattgatgaaaataatttgaagcATTATCCAGTagtttcttatcttttttcttttaaggtCCTGTTTCTATATCTTTGTATCATATTTGATGCTTCttaaagttttataatttcattatataaaaattaggatatgaataaataattaccatTAAGTGGCCAATTAAATCCAGAATTCTGTAATATCTTTAAAGATGTGTTTTGAAATTTGACGATTTTATAAACGTAGATACATATCCTTACAGAAGAATATGTTAATATGGTCATctatttttctcacttttctaTGTATCCATGCATTCTCTTATATTCTctttgcctttctctctcttattcaacACGCACTCTATGAAATAATGACAATGTTGATTGAATACAACATTTACAATACGATATAAACATCAGGGATATTCTGATATGCAAAGACCAGTGCTATAAAAACACTCTtcgtactaaaaaaaaaaaaaaagagaaaaaaaagagaaaaaaaaagaaagaaagaaagaaagaaagaaactcgaGATTAACTTATTGTCAGATACTATGATGTAACGCAATCATCCTGCATGGCTAAATGATAACGGAGGGAATGAATGTATATAGGCAGAAGTGATAGCCTGGAACTCATTTACATGTTTAACATTGAGCTGTGATGGCAAAAATTAAATACCATGGCAAGTATTATTACATCACATTAATGTTGAGTTTCGTTTACTGTTTTCACACCCTCTAATTCTTTGctgttatttttctcttcatctttatctGGATTATCCCAAGATTGTCTTTGCCCAGAACCAAATATGACATAAAATGTAGCACAAACGACATAAACACCTGCTGATATCATAAAGACAATCCTCCATTTGTGTTGAGTTGgctataatagaaaatattaaatagttatatatacaataaataaataaataaataaataaataaataaataaataaataaatatatatatatattcataattatctattaaaatattataaattatattaccgTTCCAACGATAATATGGCCAGCTATAATAGGTGCAAGTAATCCGGCCAAGTTAGCAAGACAATTGGTGAAAGACATTAAAACTCCTGCGAATCTTGGAGAGATATCAAGATGGTTCACTTTGAAACCAGAATAAATACCACCATTTAAACCAACACCAATAGTAAGAAGGCTTATTGTCAGCCACGGATTACAACCTGTGTAAGATGCTGCTACCAATGCTACAGCTGGCCCATATTGACCAAtgctattaataattttacgcGTAACAGtatgattaaatttatctgTGGAAATCATCCAGTCGGCAACATGACTAATTAACATTGAAAAGATCCACATAGCTAAGTAAGGAAGAGATGAAACAGTACCATTCtgaaataacaaatatgttatataaagtatatcgTCATCTATTGATTAAttgtttatgtaaatattatcgaaatgtTGTTTTTACTCACAGACTTAATATCGAAATGTAAAATCTGTTTCATAAACGTTGGAAGTTCCGTCATTAACGTTTCATATCCATAATTTTGACCCATATGTGCCATTAAGATAGCCCAGAAAGGTAATGAAGTAACAATTGATTTCCAAGGTACAGGTGGAGACTAGAAAAAATAGGTATGCAGAATggaaatatcattaaaaaaaaaaaaaaaaaaatcatcaaagataaaatatataaaaaaaatatttacagatGCTCCAGCATTTCCCCACAGTGCACTaagtatatactttttttcatcttcagaAATATGCGGATGACTTTCTGGATCTTCATGGACCATAATGAGAAAAGCTATACACCATATAGTACCAACAGCGCCAAAGACATAAAATATTGATGGCCAACCACCAGCAAATCCATATTCAGACAGCAAACCGCTTAATGGCATTGAAATGACTGTACCAAACTGAGCACCTGTTGATAACAGAGACAAAACATagattaataacaaaattctaATGATTAAAGAGAAACCTACTGTGAGTCATTAAGAACAGTGGATAAGTCAGAACCAAAAAAAGTCCACTCCTATGATTCCAATTCCATCGTAGCAAGAAGTACACAGTGATTGGATGCATTGAAATATCCAGAGGACTTGCGGGACTCAAGGTGAATTGGTATGTACAAGAGTgctacattaaaaaatatcgcaCTGTACGAGCTTACCAGCATAGACGAAGGCTCCCATTCTGCTCCTCTCGTTTGGTGGTATCCACTTTGCCAACAATGCGTGCGTGCAAGGCACAATTGGACCCTGCAATAGGGATAATCCATTCCTAGGGGGAGGAAATCACACCCAAACAATCAAAAAGCGTTCACACTCAACGAATATGTAATCCTTTATTCTAAATCTAACATTATGTCTTTTTAATcaaacaaaaatttcaaaagcaAAAATTCTACAtacagattttatatataatagacatCGGAAAAACATatggattaaaaagaaaaggatgttcaattctttttaaaatattaaagaaataatttcaaatattaaattaacaacTTGCCTAAAACTTACATACATTTCATGGTATATTTcctgtatttaaataatagaagatcaaaatctatgtatatcatttttttttttttttgtttagacaatattttaatgagtCGTGTAATAAACTTTCCCGTGACACACATTCTCATCTCATGTATATACGGTATGCTCTTTTAACATTTGATGAACTTATAatcataacaaatatattaggCAAAATGCGAAGGACTACTTACCTCGCCTAAACCTTGAATAAATCGAACTACCATTAGCCAAGGAAAACCCCAATGTGCCGAAACTGGAACTAATAGTCCAAATAACGAATTTATCAGCATGCCAACgccaagaaaatatttagacCCATAACGCTTGGCAAGTATACCAAAAGGTATTTGAGTAATAACATATCCATAAAAAAATGAGCTCAATAGATAGCCTTGTTTTTTAGTATCCCAGGCAAATTCACCATCTTTCTGTAAATGCcaagattaatatatatatatatatatatacacatatgtatcataaaaaagaaaaaaaaaaaaaaaagatattttggtcgtaaatagataaatttagATGTTGCAACTCACATGACTGTTGTCTGACGTACTATTATTGGTATAATCGATCTGGCATTCGTTCGTAACAATCTCTTGATGCTCCGTGATAGCCGTGTGGTTGACCATAGCAACGATCGCCACAGACATATTGGTCCTCATTACATAGGCATTTGCCATGCcaagaaaaatcataaaagttACTACGTGACGTGTTCCAACCAGGCCTAAAAatgagaaacatttttttcgttaaaaaataaattacaggcttttgtaaaatcgattcaaaaaagaaaaagaagaaaaaaaaaaaaagatctcagATATGATTCcattcgttaataaaataaattctaaattaaACGTTATctgtattacatttttattacattattattaatttcaaaaaatatgttatacgTTTGTATAAggcattttatatgtattaattcgATAGACGGAAAATTTTACgcagaaaataaagataagaataataaataattcatcaaattctcatttaaataatttttcttttttttttttttttttttttccatattattAGAGAACATCTATGTAAATAgagcaaacaaataaattagatatcTATTGTCATTCGAAGATA
Above is a genomic segment from Vespa velutina chromosome 13, iVesVel2.1, whole genome shotgun sequence containing:
- the LOC124953964 gene encoding T-cell immunomodulatory protein — translated: MWILQLICVVTFVTTSHSSDITAAVFGNVLDGMPAAFGDFNSDELTDVFMVRKDGKTVQVFLAAEQEPLLRPNNDLKCSFKESITSVVPGDFDGDVFMDILVTTLNSTTKLTDVYILWGGNKDSVVQLNCTTELLFSMQGQPLALDYNQDMIIDLFGLNKDHDRSFWIFQENRGTFKVIPMSDKEYKEMENIRHPHSHAFLDLNNDFLPDLVVTTEKSFEVWHGEENGFVFNRPIDLPHNAKVIGQTLYLDVELTGKVDLLLPLCYDEAKHTNCTIMMYSKGVWHDLQINFRDKSNTWAFIKGDGQRYTDAITLRGGDFNMDGYPDLLATLESTSTKQRQSFLLENVACNSCNGFNRTFDIRWQALNPFYNETVMAVFYDFYQDGILDVILVELIDKTNKIYRTAAFKNSLDYDANFVKVMVLTGRNNSMYPISPGSLGKKKRTYGTNLPGPSIAYRTTTQDGSPRNAIGAQLPQSAYFSLNLPYTTFGLGRTPNFVDSLTIGVGGKSREWPQIIPNSQMVVIPNPISKPYRWKAQLFVTPSKLILLSAAALSGTCGLISLIIVSLYWKERREDKIEKLQERHRFPFDAM
- the LOC124953965 gene encoding putative inorganic phosphate cotransporter isoform X3; translation: MIFLGMANAYVMRTNMSVAIVAMVNHTAITEHQEIVTNECQIDYTNNSTSDNSHKDGEFAWDTKKQGYLLSSFFYGYVITQIPFGILAKRYGSKYFLGVGMLINSLFGLLVPVSAHWGFPWLMVVRFIQGLGEGPIVPCTHALLAKWIPPNERSRMGAFVYAGAQFGTVISMPLSGLLSEYGFAGGWPSIFYVFGAVGTIWCIAFLIMVHEDPESHPHISEDEKKYILSALWGNAGASSPPVPWKSIVTSLPFWAILMAHMGQNYGYETLMTELPTFMKQILHFDIKSNGTVSSLPYLAMWIFSMLISHVADWMISTDKFNHTVTRKIINSIGQYGPAVALVAASYTGCNPWLTISLLTIGVGLNGGIYSGFKVNHLDISPRFAGVLMSFTNCLANLAGLLAPIIAGHIIVGTPTQHKWRIVFMISAGVYVVCATFYVIFGSGQRQSWDNPDKDEEKNNSKELEGVKTVNETQH
- the LOC124953965 gene encoding putative inorganic phosphate cotransporter isoform X2; protein product: MVENGIDCKKAETKKKPEIFETEAAVPKGLVGTRHVVTFMIFLGMANAYVMRTNMSVAIVAMVNHTAITEHQEIVTNECQIDYTNNSTSDNSHKDGEFAWDTKKQGYLLSSFFYGYVITQIPFGILAKRYGSKYFLGVGMLINSLFGLLVPVSAHWGFPWLMVVRFIQGLGEGPIVPCTHALLAKWIPPNERSRMGAFVYAGAQFGTVISMPLSGLLSEYGFAGGWPSIFYVFGAVGTIWCIAFLIMVHEDPESHPHISEDEKKYILSALWGNAGASSPPVPWKSIVTSLPFWAILMAHMGQNYGYETLMTELPTFMKQILHFDIKSNGTVSSLPYLAMWIFSMLISHVADWMISTDKFNHTVTRKIINSIGQYGPAVALVAASYTGCNPWLTISLLTIGVGLNGGIYSGFKVNHLDISPRFAGVLMSFTNCLANLAGLLAPIIAGHIIVGTPTQHKWRIVFMISAGVYVVCATFYVIFGSGQRQSWDNPDKDEEKNNSKELEGVKTVNETQH
- the LOC124953965 gene encoding putative inorganic phosphate cotransporter isoform X1, giving the protein MSGGRANGSESRGRRNGHVLVWEQPGLEENDKPVRKRRGLVGTRHVVTFMIFLGMANAYVMRTNMSVAIVAMVNHTAITEHQEIVTNECQIDYTNNSTSDNSHKDGEFAWDTKKQGYLLSSFFYGYVITQIPFGILAKRYGSKYFLGVGMLINSLFGLLVPVSAHWGFPWLMVVRFIQGLGEGPIVPCTHALLAKWIPPNERSRMGAFVYAGAQFGTVISMPLSGLLSEYGFAGGWPSIFYVFGAVGTIWCIAFLIMVHEDPESHPHISEDEKKYILSALWGNAGASSPPVPWKSIVTSLPFWAILMAHMGQNYGYETLMTELPTFMKQILHFDIKSNGTVSSLPYLAMWIFSMLISHVADWMISTDKFNHTVTRKIINSIGQYGPAVALVAASYTGCNPWLTISLLTIGVGLNGGIYSGFKVNHLDISPRFAGVLMSFTNCLANLAGLLAPIIAGHIIVGTPTQHKWRIVFMISAGVYVVCATFYVIFGSGQRQSWDNPDKDEEKNNSKELEGVKTVNETQH